In one Novosphingopyxis iocasae genomic region, the following are encoded:
- the rfbD gene encoding dTDP-4-dehydrorhamnose reductase, whose amino-acid sequence MKILVTGRNGQVAQSIAEMAARGPHELVFGARPELDLLDPESVHRTVRKTKPDLIFSCAAYTAVDQAEDDPDVAMAVNGIAPGVIGAAAAEAGIPVIHLSTDYVFDGSGDRPWTENDFVAPLGVYGETKLAGERALAESGAAYAVLRTAWVYSPFGNNFVKSMLRLADGRDELGIVDDQHGNPTSAIDIAQALLTIADHNGLSDGDGLNGIYHFAGTGDASWADFAQAIFTFSDEFNGPVARVNRIASADFPTKAKRPANSRLDCRRFSETFGYDAPGWRTSLRPVVRRLIEERGN is encoded by the coding sequence ATGAAAATTCTGGTCACCGGCCGCAACGGACAAGTCGCCCAGAGCATAGCCGAAATGGCGGCCCGCGGACCGCATGAGCTGGTCTTCGGCGCACGGCCTGAACTCGATTTGCTCGATCCCGAGAGCGTTCACCGGACCGTCCGCAAAACCAAGCCAGATCTGATTTTCTCCTGTGCCGCCTACACCGCGGTCGATCAAGCCGAGGATGACCCCGACGTTGCGATGGCCGTGAACGGTATCGCACCGGGAGTGATCGGCGCGGCCGCTGCCGAAGCAGGCATACCGGTCATCCATCTCTCCACCGACTATGTTTTCGATGGCAGCGGCGACAGACCCTGGACAGAAAACGATTTCGTCGCCCCGCTGGGCGTTTACGGCGAAACGAAACTTGCCGGGGAACGCGCGCTCGCCGAAAGCGGCGCAGCTTATGCGGTGCTACGCACCGCCTGGGTCTACAGCCCGTTCGGAAACAATTTCGTAAAGTCGATGCTTCGCCTCGCCGACGGCCGTGATGAGCTCGGCATTGTTGATGATCAGCATGGTAACCCGACTTCTGCCATTGACATTGCCCAGGCACTGCTGACCATTGCCGATCATAACGGACTGTCAGATGGCGATGGCCTCAACGGTATCTATCATTTTGCTGGAACAGGTGATGCAAGCTGGGCTGATTTCGCTCAGGCGATCTTTACATTCAGCGACGAATTCAATGGACCTGTCGCAAGGGTCAACCGAATTGCCAGCGCTGACTTCCCGACCAAGGCAAAACGCCCTGCCAATTCGAGACTCGATTGCCGGCGATTTTCCGAAACATTCGGCTACGATGCACCCGGCTGGCGCACGTCTCTAAGGCCAGTGGTGCGCCGTCTGATCGAAGAACGCGGTAACTAA
- the rfbA gene encoding glucose-1-phosphate thymidylyltransferase RfbA encodes MRGIVLAGGSGTRLYPATLSVSKQLLPVYDKPMIFYPISTLMLAGIREILIISTPRDLPMFKALLGDGSNFGVEFSYAEQAHPNGLAEAFIIGADFVDGHTSALILGDNIFHGYELGRRCADAAASASKGGANVFAYRVDDPQRYGVVAFDPETKQANDIAEKPENPKSNYAVTGLYFYDEQVVDIARSIKPSARGELEITDVNRHYLEKGELDVTLLGRGYAWLDTGTHDSLYDAGAFVRTIEHRTGAKIACLEEIAFNAGWLGKQELLDRADGLGKTGYADYLRKCTEMAL; translated from the coding sequence ATGCGAGGTATCGTACTGGCAGGAGGCAGCGGGACGCGCCTCTATCCGGCCACGCTTTCCGTGTCGAAGCAGTTGCTACCGGTCTATGACAAGCCGATGATCTTCTATCCGATTTCCACGCTGATGCTGGCGGGCATTCGTGAAATTCTGATCATCTCCACGCCGCGGGACCTGCCGATGTTCAAGGCCCTGCTGGGCGACGGTTCAAACTTCGGTGTTGAGTTCTCCTACGCCGAGCAGGCTCATCCAAACGGCCTCGCTGAAGCGTTCATCATTGGGGCCGACTTCGTGGACGGGCACACGAGCGCCCTGATCCTGGGCGACAATATTTTCCACGGCTATGAACTCGGTCGCCGCTGCGCCGATGCGGCCGCCTCCGCCTCCAAGGGCGGCGCGAACGTATTTGCCTATCGCGTGGACGATCCGCAGCGTTACGGCGTCGTCGCGTTCGATCCGGAAACCAAGCAGGCGAACGACATCGCCGAAAAGCCGGAAAACCCCAAATCGAACTATGCGGTCACAGGCTTGTACTTCTATGACGAGCAGGTGGTGGACATCGCGCGATCCATAAAACCCTCCGCACGCGGCGAGCTGGAAATCACCGACGTCAACCGTCACTATCTGGAAAAGGGGGAACTGGACGTCACGCTCCTGGGCCGCGGCTACGCCTGGCTCGACACCGGCACGCATGACAGTCTTTATGACGCCGGCGCCTTCGTGCGCACGATCGAACACCGCACCGGCGCCAAGATCGCCTGCCTGGAAGAAATCGCCTTCAATGCCGGATGGCTTGGCAAGCAGGAATTGCTGGACCGCGCAGACGGTCTCGGGAAGACCGGCTATGCCGACTATCTGCGAAAATGCACGGAGATGGCGCTGTGA
- a CDS encoding BON domain-containing protein: MARDYDNSAFRTGAAGGRSEQSFGSFTNRMERDRGYDGRQSPENASYGPGATAFDERYVQRSRGGGAYSGRDQRALGDTYAPLDDDRHTGGFGNQTGFYVERGGEDEERRYRDSDRGWMERAGDEVASWFGDEEAAARRDLDHRGRGPKGYVRSDDKMLEDVSERMFHDPRLDASNIELSVTDGEVTMDGTVDSRQAKRRAEDLADSVAGIGHVQNNLRVDDSMNRNFAGDQRYGYTAGATPRSAVRSSPEADVSPMGDEQDYSNKAS, translated from the coding sequence ATGGCACGTGATTACGACAATTCTGCGTTTCGCACCGGAGCCGCTGGTGGCCGCAGCGAACAAAGCTTCGGCAGTTTTACCAATCGCATGGAGCGGGACCGCGGCTACGACGGGCGGCAAAGCCCCGAGAATGCATCCTATGGTCCGGGCGCAACGGCCTTTGACGAGCGCTATGTGCAGCGATCGAGAGGTGGAGGCGCCTATTCAGGTCGCGACCAGCGCGCACTTGGTGACACTTATGCGCCGCTGGACGATGATCGCCACACCGGCGGTTTCGGCAATCAAACGGGCTTTTATGTGGAGCGGGGCGGTGAGGATGAGGAACGCCGCTACCGCGATAGCGATCGCGGCTGGATGGAGCGTGCCGGTGACGAAGTGGCCAGCTGGTTTGGTGACGAGGAGGCCGCTGCGCGGCGCGATCTCGACCATCGCGGGCGCGGGCCAAAAGGCTATGTTCGCTCCGATGACAAGATGCTGGAGGATGTCAGCGAACGCATGTTCCATGATCCCAGGCTCGATGCATCGAACATCGAACTCAGCGTTACAGACGGCGAAGTGACCATGGACGGCACCGTTGACAGCAGGCAGGCCAAACGCCGCGCCGAAGATCTCGCCGACAGCGTAGCGGGTATCGGCCATGTGCAGAACAACTTGCGGGTCGATGACAGCATGAACCGCAATTTCGCAGGCGATCAGCGCTATGGCTACACCGCCGGCGCCACCCCGCGATCGGCTGTGCGCAGTTCACCCGAAGCGGACGTCAGCCCGATGGGGGACGAGCAGGACTATTCCAATAAAGCGAGCTGA
- the rfbC gene encoding dTDP-4-dehydrorhamnose 3,5-epimerase translates to MTDFRSLSLPEVIEITPDRFGDHRGYFSVVFNQDTYAQNGIACEWMQENESLSAKRGTVRGIHYQLPPFAQAKLVRVLSGKIFDIAVDLRRDSPRFGQWDGCELSADKGNQLFVPAGFGHAFMTLTDDVLVQYKVDAAYAPQSERSILWNDSAIGIDWPSIDDAVLSGKDADAPRIGDLGPDELF, encoded by the coding sequence GTGACCGATTTTCGCTCGCTTTCCCTGCCAGAGGTAATTGAGATAACTCCCGATCGCTTCGGCGATCATCGCGGCTACTTCAGCGTGGTATTCAATCAGGATACCTACGCCCAGAATGGTATCGCCTGCGAATGGATGCAGGAAAATGAGAGCTTGTCCGCCAAGCGTGGGACGGTGCGCGGAATTCACTACCAGCTGCCGCCTTTTGCGCAGGCCAAGCTGGTCCGGGTACTGAGCGGCAAGATCTTCGACATCGCGGTGGACCTTCGGCGCGATTCCCCGCGCTTCGGTCAGTGGGACGGCTGCGAGCTTTCTGCCGACAAAGGCAATCAACTCTTCGTACCGGCAGGCTTTGGCCATGCGTTCATGACGCTGACCGACGATGTCCTGGTGCAGTACAAGGTTGATGCCGCTTACGCTCCCCAGAGCGAGCGCTCGATCCTATGGAACGATTCCGCTATTGGGATCGACTGGCCTTCGATCGATGACGCCGTGCTTTCCGGCAAGGACGCCGACGCCCCCCGCATTGGCGACCTTGGCCCGGACGAACTTTTCTGA
- the dinB gene encoding DNA polymerase IV gives MSDAPPLRKIIHVDMDAFFASVEQRDHPELRGKPVAVGGSSRRGVVAAASYEARVFGVRSAMPSVTAARRCPDLIFVKSRFDVYREVSGQIRAIFQRFTDAIEPLSLDEAYLDVTQDKQGIGSAVKIAKAIRAAIREETGLTASAGVSYNKFIAKLASDQNKPDGLCVILPEQGPEFVASLPVKRFHGVGPKTNEKMARLGIQTGADLREKDVAWLTAHFGSWGEGLFRMARGIDHRPVRSSRIRKSLGGERTYGEDKWSEGDLREALDGIVEIVWDRIAERQVRGRTVTLKVKFADFRQITRARSIEHAVASREEFSAIGHSLLTDILPVENGVRLLGLTLGSLERDEQEAKAATPVQQAFAFD, from the coding sequence ATGTCCGACGCGCCGCCCCTTCGAAAGATCATCCATGTCGATATGGACGCGTTTTTCGCGAGTGTGGAGCAGCGCGATCATCCCGAATTGCGCGGAAAGCCGGTGGCCGTGGGCGGATCGTCGCGGCGCGGGGTGGTGGCGGCGGCAAGTTACGAGGCGCGCGTCTTCGGCGTGCGCTCCGCCATGCCGTCCGTCACTGCGGCGCGGCGCTGCCCGGACCTGATCTTCGTGAAATCGCGGTTCGATGTGTACCGCGAGGTGTCCGGCCAGATTCGGGCGATCTTCCAGCGTTTCACCGACGCCATCGAGCCGCTGTCGCTAGACGAAGCCTATCTGGATGTGACGCAGGACAAGCAGGGCATCGGATCGGCAGTGAAGATTGCCAAGGCCATCCGCGCGGCAATCCGCGAAGAGACCGGCCTCACCGCAAGCGCGGGGGTCAGCTACAACAAGTTCATCGCCAAACTGGCGAGCGACCAGAACAAGCCCGACGGCCTGTGCGTCATCCTGCCCGAGCAGGGCCCGGAATTCGTCGCCTCGCTGCCGGTGAAGCGCTTTCACGGCGTCGGTCCGAAAACCAACGAGAAGATGGCGCGGCTCGGGATCCAGACGGGTGCGGACCTGCGTGAAAAGGATGTGGCCTGGCTGACGGCACATTTCGGGAGTTGGGGGGAGGGGCTTTTCCGCATGGCGCGCGGGATCGATCATCGTCCCGTTCGGTCCAGCCGTATTCGCAAGTCTCTTGGCGGAGAACGAACCTATGGCGAGGATAAATGGAGCGAGGGCGATCTGCGCGAGGCGCTGGACGGGATCGTGGAGATTGTCTGGGACCGTATAGCCGAACGGCAAGTCAGGGGGCGCACGGTGACGCTGAAGGTGAAATTCGCCGATTTCCGTCAGATCACCCGTGCGCGCTCGATCGAGCATGCGGTTGCATCGCGGGAGGAATTTTCAGCCATCGGCCATAGCCTGCTCACCGACATATTGCCGGTGGAAAATGGCGTGCGACTGCTCGGTCTAACCCTGGGATCCCTGGAGCGCGACGAGCAGGAGGCGAAGGCCGCCACACCGGTGCAGCAAGCCTTCGCCTTCGACTGA
- a CDS encoding fasciclin domain-containing protein, which produces MTISKMTALAGAALLFSLSACGQSADDTSKTSSAAEKADQADLVETLGDAGDLSTAAGLIKQAGLEAALEGPAPYTLFLPSNEALQAVNGEQLDRLKSDAGRPELIALLRYHIAPGVLAQEDLVNAIKSGDGTVEIASVAGSNLEFTQQGNRIGIGSGDQAAMVTGEPIVAGNGVIYTIDRLIQPDGSGAPSS; this is translated from the coding sequence ATGACGATTTCCAAGATGACGGCGCTCGCCGGGGCCGCGCTGCTGTTCAGCCTTTCTGCTTGCGGGCAATCTGCGGACGATACCTCGAAAACGAGCAGTGCGGCAGAGAAAGCTGATCAGGCCGATCTGGTCGAAACCCTCGGCGATGCGGGCGATCTTTCGACGGCGGCAGGATTGATCAAACAGGCGGGGCTGGAGGCGGCGCTGGAAGGCCCTGCCCCCTATACGCTGTTCCTGCCGTCGAACGAGGCGCTCCAGGCGGTTAATGGCGAGCAGCTCGACCGTCTGAAAAGCGATGCGGGAAGACCTGAATTGATCGCACTCTTACGCTACCACATCGCGCCCGGCGTTCTCGCCCAGGAAGATCTGGTCAACGCGATCAAGAGCGGGGACGGCACGGTTGAGATTGCCAGTGTCGCGGGATCTAACCTTGAATTTACCCAGCAAGGCAACCGGATCGGCATTGGCAGCGGCGATCAGGCCGCGATGGTCACCGGCGAGCCAATCGTGGCCGGCAACGGCGTTATTTATACGATCGACCGCCTGATCCAGCCGGACGGTTCCGGCGCGCCCTCTTCCTGA
- the rfbB gene encoding dTDP-glucose 4,6-dehydratase, whose translation MNTILVTGGAGFIGSAVVRRLIAEGRKVVTLDKLTYAGNRSSLKDVSESPAHVFVEGDISDTALVLSLLRDHEVDGVMHLAAESHVDRSIDGPGIFVETNVMGTVRMLDAALEYWRGLDDAKRSAFRFHHISTDEVFGELEFDDTLFTEETAYAPKSPYSASKASSDHFVRAWHETYGLPTVISNCSNNYGPYHFPEKLIPLTILNALEGKKLPVYGRGDNVRDWLYVDDHARALERVLTTGVPGESYNVGGNEERTNLAVVEAICDILDEKRPMESGSRRDLIEFVTDRPGHDKRYAIDASKIKSDLGWTPEESFQSGLEKTIDWYLDNEWWWGPIRFGSYDGTRLGTKK comes from the coding sequence ATGAATACGATCCTCGTCACCGGCGGTGCCGGCTTCATTGGCTCGGCGGTGGTGCGTCGCCTCATTGCGGAAGGCCGCAAAGTCGTCACGCTCGATAAGCTGACCTACGCCGGCAACCGGTCGTCCCTGAAGGACGTGTCGGAATCGCCCGCGCACGTCTTCGTGGAAGGCGACATCAGCGATACGGCGCTCGTTTTGTCGCTGCTGCGCGACCATGAAGTGGACGGCGTCATGCATCTGGCCGCGGAAAGCCATGTCGATCGCTCGATCGACGGACCGGGCATCTTCGTGGAAACCAATGTGATGGGCACAGTCCGGATGCTCGATGCCGCGCTGGAATATTGGCGCGGCCTGGACGATGCGAAGCGCAGCGCCTTCCGCTTCCACCACATCTCCACCGATGAAGTGTTCGGCGAACTCGAATTCGACGATACGCTGTTTACCGAAGAAACCGCGTACGCTCCGAAATCGCCCTACTCCGCCTCCAAGGCCTCATCCGACCATTTCGTGCGGGCCTGGCATGAAACCTACGGCCTGCCGACCGTCATCAGCAACTGCTCGAACAATTACGGACCCTATCATTTCCCCGAAAAGCTGATCCCGCTTACCATCCTCAACGCGCTCGAAGGCAAGAAACTGCCCGTCTACGGCCGCGGCGACAATGTGCGCGACTGGCTCTATGTCGACGATCATGCGCGCGCGCTCGAGCGGGTGCTGACCACGGGCGTGCCCGGCGAAAGCTATAATGTCGGCGGGAACGAGGAGCGCACCAACCTCGCGGTTGTCGAAGCGATCTGCGATATCCTCGACGAAAAGCGACCCATGGAGAGCGGATCGCGCCGCGACCTGATCGAGTTCGTCACCGATCGTCCTGGCCATGACAAGCGCTACGCCATCGATGCATCCAAGATCAAATCCGATCTGGGCTGGACGCCGGAAGAAAGCTTCCAGTCCGGTCTCGAAAAGACGATCGACTGGTATCTCGACAATGAGTGGTGGTGGGGCCCGATCCGCTTCGGCTCCTATGACGGCACGAGGCTGGGCACCAAAAAATGA
- a CDS encoding sodium-dependent transporter: protein MAAAAGKQTTEGWSSRWGFILAATGSAVGLGNLWRFPSEAGTNGGGAFVIFYIFCVVLIGLPVLLSETLIGRHGKADAIESTKTVARDSGASTAWSALAGIGMLGAFLILTFYSVIAGWVIYYIGLFAGDVATSIGNGALLGGAFQGESLEQVQGYLPALFADNGMMIGLHALFMAVTVFVIARGVGGGIEKIAVYLMPTFFILLIGITLYSLATGAAGEAFAFLFAFDPSRLLHGNVMLSALGQAFFSLSLGSAMMITYGAYADRKTNLASTSAIIAAADTSVAIIAGLAIFPIVFAAGLASDSGPTLMFQVLPASFQTMPAGSFIGLLFFVMVLFAALTSSVALLEAPTAWVMKRLGLPRAVTAIGLGILAFAIGILSAMSFNSLENWHPLNFSIFEGQNFFSIVDIFTGKILLPLSAFLVSVFVGWIADKRLTDDENGISGGLHLTWRFLIAWLCPIAVGAILVFGLIS from the coding sequence ATGGCGGCAGCGGCCGGTAAGCAGACGACCGAGGGCTGGTCCTCACGCTGGGGGTTTATCCTGGCGGCAACGGGATCGGCGGTCGGGCTGGGCAATCTCTGGCGGTTTCCGTCGGAGGCTGGCACCAATGGCGGCGGCGCTTTCGTCATTTTCTACATTTTTTGCGTGGTGCTGATCGGTCTTCCGGTGCTGCTGTCGGAAACGCTGATCGGGCGGCACGGCAAGGCGGACGCGATCGAGAGTACCAAGACGGTGGCGCGCGATAGCGGTGCTTCGACTGCCTGGTCTGCGCTGGCGGGCATCGGCATGCTGGGCGCGTTCCTGATCCTTACTTTCTACAGCGTCATCGCGGGTTGGGTGATCTATTATATCGGCCTGTTCGCGGGCGATGTCGCCACCAGCATCGGCAATGGCGCATTGCTGGGCGGCGCTTTTCAGGGGGAGAGCCTGGAGCAGGTGCAGGGCTATCTGCCGGCGCTTTTCGCCGACAACGGAATGATGATCGGCCTGCACGCGCTCTTCATGGCGGTGACCGTTTTCGTCATCGCACGGGGTGTGGGCGGCGGAATCGAGAAGATCGCGGTCTATCTTATGCCGACCTTCTTCATCCTGCTGATCGGTATCACGCTCTACAGCCTTGCGACGGGCGCGGCGGGAGAGGCCTTTGCCTTTTTGTTCGCTTTTGATCCGTCGCGGCTCCTGCATGGCAATGTCATGCTGTCCGCGCTTGGCCAGGCGTTCTTCTCACTCTCGCTGGGTTCGGCGATGATGATAACCTATGGTGCCTATGCGGACCGCAAGACGAACCTTGCATCCACGTCCGCAATCATTGCCGCGGCGGACACGTCGGTTGCCATCATCGCGGGGCTGGCGATCTTCCCGATTGTCTTCGCCGCAGGCCTGGCATCGGATAGTGGCCCGACGCTGATGTTCCAGGTGCTGCCGGCCAGCTTCCAGACCATGCCGGCGGGATCGTTCATCGGGCTGCTGTTCTTCGTCATGGTGCTGTTTGCCGCGCTGACCAGCTCGGTCGCACTCCTCGAAGCGCCTACGGCATGGGTGATGAAGCGCCTGGGCCTGCCACGGGCGGTGACCGCCATCGGCCTCGGCATCCTTGCCTTTGCGATCGGTATCCTGTCGGCGATGTCGTTCAACTCACTGGAAAACTGGCATCCGCTGAACTTCAGCATTTTCGAAGGCCAGAACTTCTTCTCGATCGTCGATATCTTTACAGGCAAGATCCTGCTGCCGCTGTCGGCCTTCCTGGTTTCCGTTTTCGTTGGTTGGATCGCGGACAAGCGCCTGACCGATGATGAAAACGGCATCAGCGGCGGGCTGCACCTGACGTGGCGCTTCCTGATCGCTTGGCTCTGCCCGATCGCGGTGGGCGCGATCCTGGTGTTCGGCTTGATAAGCTGA
- a CDS encoding glycosyltransferase, with product MTMNDAAPIPNGVTATRSISRHGSDSKDSWARDMEAKVIRAHVTLESAVGLRQEGYVPDVIVGHPGWGDTLFLKNVWPEARFGIYCEFFYEAQGTDINFDPEFKSAGDPIIADCRAKLKALTQRLHFPMANAGISPTNFQADTYPDEFRDRITVIHDGIDTRNIRPRPDAGIQLGSGKRLTRQDEVITFVARNLEPYRGYHIFMRALPKLMRERPNARVIIVGGNGVSYGAAPPEGSWRERFLGEVVGELDMSRVHFVGNIPYDVFTQLMAVSKVHVYLTYPFVLSWSLLEAMASGTAVVASDTAPLQEVISHGETGLLFPFFDPDGLAAQVCSLLEDEPRRASMAAKAREHVIANYDLTTVSLPRQMEWLQSLYEAEPLPPF from the coding sequence ATGACCATGAACGACGCAGCGCCTATCCCCAACGGCGTTACAGCGACGCGCTCTATCTCCCGCCATGGAAGCGATTCCAAGGACAGCTGGGCGCGTGACATGGAAGCGAAAGTCATTCGCGCGCATGTGACTTTGGAATCGGCTGTTGGGTTGCGTCAGGAGGGTTATGTCCCGGACGTGATCGTGGGTCATCCGGGATGGGGTGATACCTTGTTCCTGAAGAATGTTTGGCCGGAAGCGCGCTTCGGCATTTACTGTGAGTTCTTTTACGAAGCGCAAGGGACGGACATCAATTTCGATCCGGAGTTCAAGAGCGCAGGCGATCCGATCATCGCCGATTGCCGTGCCAAGCTTAAAGCCCTGACGCAGCGGCTTCATTTCCCGATGGCGAATGCCGGTATATCACCGACCAATTTTCAGGCCGATACCTATCCGGATGAGTTCCGCGATCGTATTACGGTAATCCATGATGGGATCGATACGCGCAACATCCGTCCGCGTCCCGATGCTGGAATCCAGCTTGGGAGTGGCAAGCGCCTTACCCGCCAGGACGAGGTTATCACCTTCGTTGCGCGAAACTTGGAGCCTTATCGCGGTTACCATATCTTCATGCGCGCGTTGCCGAAGCTCATGCGCGAACGACCCAATGCCCGCGTCATCATTGTAGGCGGTAACGGTGTAAGTTATGGTGCCGCGCCGCCGGAAGGCAGCTGGCGGGAGCGTTTCCTGGGGGAAGTGGTCGGCGAATTGGATATGAGCCGCGTGCATTTCGTGGGCAATATCCCTTATGATGTCTTCACTCAGCTGATGGCGGTTTCAAAGGTCCATGTGTATTTGACCTATCCGTTCGTGCTTTCCTGGAGCCTGCTTGAAGCAATGGCGAGCGGCACAGCGGTGGTGGCTAGCGATACTGCCCCGTTGCAGGAAGTGATCAGCCATGGTGAGACCGGCCTTCTTTTCCCGTTTTTCGACCCCGACGGACTTGCCGCTCAGGTATGCTCGCTGCTGGAAGACGAACCGCGCCGAGCCTCCATGGCCGCAAAGGCGCGCGAGCATGTGATTGCGAACTATGATCTAACCACTGTCTCTCTGCCGCGGCAGATGGAATGGCTGCAATCGCTCTACGAGGCGGAGCCACTTCCGCCTTTCTGA
- a CDS encoding multidrug effflux MFS transporter, which translates to MAIHTAAPHIAAMQNEAALSRGVKQFALGPKEFVAMMASLMAMNALAIDAMLPALGHISDDFGLTDPNLRQWIVSAYLIGTGAGAVFYGPLSDRFGRRPVLLGAVATYTFLSILSIFSASFAMLVGLRLAQGIAAGAFSVLVGSIVRDRYSGDAMAQLMSFVFIVFMGVPVIAPSLGSAILAFSEWHMIFVLLALMGAAVATWVFMRLPETLKPEHIIPIKPSAIVDVWGKVITHRQALGYMFGSGIAFGALFGFINSAQQIFFTTFGAEDVFPYAFAGVAGAMALASFFNSRIVMRFGARRVSHSALIAFIALSAIHLISAWNGESLTAFLILHALTMSMCGFIGANFSSIAMEPFGNMAGAASSFQNCMRMLCAAGLGVIIGQAYDGTVVPLVSGFLICGSCALLLLLWSEKGKLFTRPRTAKQVMV; encoded by the coding sequence ATGGCAATTCACACCGCCGCGCCTCATATTGCTGCGATGCAAAATGAAGCCGCCCTCTCCCGCGGCGTGAAGCAATTCGCGCTCGGCCCAAAGGAATTCGTCGCGATGATGGCATCGCTGATGGCGATGAACGCGCTGGCGATCGACGCTATGCTGCCAGCGCTTGGACATATCTCGGACGATTTCGGGCTGACCGACCCGAATCTGCGGCAGTGGATTGTCAGCGCCTATTTGATCGGCACCGGTGCCGGCGCCGTGTTTTACGGGCCGCTCAGCGATCGGTTCGGCCGCCGCCCCGTTCTGCTGGGCGCGGTTGCCACCTACACCTTCCTGTCGATCCTTTCGATCTTCAGCGCTAGCTTCGCCATGCTCGTCGGTTTGCGTCTGGCGCAGGGCATCGCGGCCGGTGCGTTCTCCGTGCTGGTCGGATCGATTGTGCGAGACCGCTATTCGGGCGATGCCATGGCGCAGTTGATGAGCTTCGTTTTCATCGTGTTCATGGGCGTGCCCGTCATCGCGCCGAGCCTGGGTTCCGCGATCCTGGCCTTCAGCGAATGGCATATGATCTTCGTGCTCTTGGCGCTGATGGGCGCGGCGGTGGCGACTTGGGTGTTTATGCGCCTTCCCGAAACGCTGAAGCCCGAGCATATCATTCCCATCAAACCCTCCGCCATCGTGGACGTGTGGGGCAAGGTGATCACCCACCGCCAGGCGCTGGGCTATATGTTCGGCTCCGGCATCGCCTTCGGTGCGCTGTTCGGCTTCATCAACAGCGCGCAGCAGATATTCTTCACCACCTTCGGCGCGGAAGATGTCTTTCCCTATGCGTTTGCGGGCGTCGCAGGCGCGATGGCATTGGCTAGCTTCTTCAACAGCCGCATCGTCATGCGCTTCGGCGCGCGGCGAGTGAGCCATAGCGCGCTGATCGCCTTCATCGCGTTGTCCGCAATCCACCTCATCAGCGCGTGGAACGGCGAATCGCTCACCGCCTTCCTGATCCTCCACGCGCTCACCATGAGCATGTGCGGCTTTATCGGCGCGAACTTCTCCTCGATCGCGATGGAGCCGTTCGGCAATATGGCGGGCGCCGCGTCGAGCTTCCAGAATTGCATGCGCATGCTGTGCGCCGCCGGCCTCGGCGTCATCATCGGCCAGGCCTATGACGGCACGGTGGTGCCCCTCGTCAGCGGGTTCCTGATCTGCGGCAGCTGCGCGCTGCTGCTGCTCCTGTGGTCCGAAAAAGGAAAGCTGTTCACCCGCCCGCGCACGGCCAAGCAAGTGATGGTCTGA